From the genome of Colwellia psychrerythraea 34H, one region includes:
- a CDS encoding rhodanese-related sulfurtransferase, translating to MSSSEKQLSTPATIQTASTITICALYKFVRLDAYEALREPLSNKMASVDVKGTLLLAAEGINGTIAGPQTGIDTVLAFLGEQPGLDNISHKESYSEENPFHRTKVKLKKEIVTMGIEGIDPNQVVGTYVKPKDWNALISDPEVVLVDTRNDYEIEIGTFKNAINPNTETFREFPDYVAKNLDKNKHKKVAMYCTGGIRCEKSTAYLKEQGFEEVYHLEGGILKYLEEVPSTETMWEGECFVFDGRVAVNHELEQGQYDQCFACRFPLTDVEKESEHYVKGVSCHRCHDKVSEQQRSRYAERQRQISLAEERGESHIGGDIQNIIEERRQEKNDKKAKQANK from the coding sequence ATGAGTTCATCAGAAAAACAGTTATCGACGCCTGCGACAATACAAACAGCGTCAACTATCACTATTTGTGCATTATATAAATTCGTGCGTTTAGACGCATATGAAGCATTACGTGAGCCATTATCAAATAAAATGGCCAGTGTTGACGTCAAAGGCACCCTATTATTGGCTGCTGAAGGTATCAACGGTACTATTGCAGGTCCGCAAACGGGTATTGATACAGTACTTGCTTTTTTAGGTGAGCAACCCGGTTTAGATAATATTTCTCATAAAGAATCTTATAGTGAAGAAAACCCATTTCATCGTACTAAAGTGAAATTGAAAAAAGAAATCGTCACTATGGGTATTGAAGGTATTGATCCTAACCAAGTGGTTGGCACTTACGTGAAACCAAAAGATTGGAATGCTTTAATTTCTGATCCAGAGGTGGTCTTAGTTGATACCCGTAACGATTATGAAATTGAGATTGGTACCTTTAAAAATGCTATTAATCCGAACACCGAAACGTTCCGTGAATTCCCTGATTATGTTGCAAAGAACCTAGATAAGAATAAACACAAGAAAGTTGCCATGTATTGTACTGGTGGTATTCGTTGTGAAAAATCTACGGCATACCTAAAAGAACAAGGTTTTGAAGAGGTTTATCACCTTGAAGGTGGCATCTTAAAGTACCTTGAAGAAGTGCCAAGTACTGAGACTATGTGGGAAGGTGAGTGTTTTGTTTTTGATGGTCGTGTTGCCGTTAATCATGAACTAGAGCAAGGTCAATACGATCAATGTTTTGCCTGTCGTTTTCCGTTAACTGACGTAGAAAAAGAAAGTGAGCATTATGTTAAAGGCGTAAGCTGTCACCGTTGTCATGATAAAGTGTCTGAACAACAACGTAGCCGTTATGCTGAACGTCAACGTCAAATCTCTTTAGCTGAAGAGCGTGGTGAAAGTCACATAGGTGGAGATATTCAAAATATTATTGAAGAACGCCGCCAAGAGAAAAATGATAAAAAAGCGAAACAAGCAAACAAGTAG
- a CDS encoding S9 family peptidase has product MKKLLSFAALSLMTAVTSVKAADSVSEVFTVEKLNELNQLHDVTLSPQGDVLVYGLKKGSSSKDNHLYKQNIKTGQITQLTEHEKAESNVVWADDGKSLYFLSSRNGSSQIWQQDLQDQTAKQISDFPVEVNGFKLSKNGQVFALSFTVKPGCETLTCTVEAKKADEEKKYNIRAYDQLMVRHWDAWATEYKEHLFIAHADKNGQLKHAQDIMPNWVSDFAGISQVSIHPDATSLAFSAKDSSSKAAAKDHAWSTNFDIFEVSLAKGQTAFNLKNITEKNNAWDSSPVYSPNGRYLAYKAMKIAGYEADKFTLQLRDNRTGKIRAVAADWDRSISSLAFAPDNNSVYVVAQDVGQKSIFSITPEFDEVRSISNVGSNGDISSHGNTIYFTRHTLNSPQDIFSIDNHGDDLTQLTHINKDKLGDVKFADYQQFNFKGWNDETVHGYWLKPANFEAGKKYPIAFLVHGGPQGSFGNMFHYRWNAQLWAAQGYGVVMVDFHGSTGYGQEFTHSISRDWGGKPLEDLQKGLDFIVKEQPWLDGDNACALGASYGGYMMNWIAGNWPTRFKCLINHAGLYDMPSFYQSTEELWFPEYDMGGPSWGKENGSAKGKVSPDYTKFNPSAYVNNWQTPMLVIQGELDYRVPYAQSLGAFTTLQRKGIDSRLVMFPDEDHHIRKPDNLVVWYDEVFKWLEKYTKK; this is encoded by the coding sequence ATGAAAAAATTACTTAGCTTTGCAGCGCTTTCATTAATGACGGCGGTAACTTCGGTCAAAGCAGCAGACTCAGTGTCTGAAGTGTTCACTGTTGAAAAACTTAATGAATTAAACCAACTGCATGATGTCACTTTATCTCCTCAAGGTGATGTACTGGTTTATGGTTTGAAAAAAGGCAGTAGCTCTAAAGACAATCACTTATATAAACAAAATATTAAAACGGGCCAAATTACACAACTTACTGAGCATGAGAAAGCTGAAAGTAATGTTGTCTGGGCTGATGATGGAAAATCTTTGTATTTCCTCTCTTCGCGTAATGGTAGTAGCCAAATTTGGCAGCAGGATTTACAAGATCAGACAGCTAAGCAAATATCAGATTTTCCGGTAGAAGTTAACGGCTTTAAATTATCTAAAAATGGCCAAGTGTTCGCTTTGTCCTTTACCGTTAAGCCAGGCTGTGAAACGTTAACCTGCACCGTTGAAGCAAAGAAAGCGGATGAAGAGAAAAAATATAATATTCGTGCCTATGACCAATTAATGGTTCGCCATTGGGATGCATGGGCAACAGAGTATAAAGAACATTTATTTATTGCTCATGCCGATAAAAACGGTCAGCTTAAGCATGCGCAAGATATTATGCCAAATTGGGTAAGTGATTTTGCAGGTATTAGCCAAGTAAGTATTCACCCTGATGCAACATCTTTAGCCTTTTCAGCGAAAGACTCCTCAAGTAAAGCCGCAGCCAAAGATCATGCTTGGAGCACTAACTTTGATATTTTTGAAGTGTCTCTTGCAAAAGGGCAAACAGCTTTTAATCTAAAGAATATTACCGAAAAGAATAACGCCTGGGATTCAAGTCCTGTTTATTCACCCAACGGTAGATATCTTGCTTATAAAGCCATGAAAATAGCAGGCTATGAAGCAGATAAGTTTACCCTACAGTTACGTGATAACAGAACAGGAAAAATCCGCGCAGTTGCTGCTGATTGGGATCGTTCAATTAGTAGCTTAGCTTTCGCACCAGATAACAATTCTGTCTATGTGGTGGCGCAAGATGTTGGCCAAAAAAGTATTTTTTCTATTACTCCTGAGTTTGATGAAGTGCGTAGCATTTCTAATGTTGGTAGTAATGGTGATATCTCAAGCCACGGTAATACAATTTACTTTACTCGCCATACGTTAAATTCACCGCAAGATATTTTTTCCATTGATAACCATGGTGATGACTTAACGCAATTAACTCACATCAATAAAGATAAGCTGGGCGACGTAAAGTTTGCTGATTACCAACAATTTAACTTCAAAGGTTGGAATGATGAAACCGTGCACGGTTATTGGTTAAAGCCAGCTAACTTTGAAGCAGGTAAAAAATACCCTATCGCTTTTTTAGTACACGGTGGTCCTCAAGGTAGTTTTGGCAATATGTTCCATTATCGTTGGAATGCCCAATTATGGGCAGCGCAGGGTTATGGTGTCGTTATGGTCGACTTCCACGGTTCTACGGGTTATGGACAAGAATTTACCCATTCAATAAGTCGTGACTGGGGTGGTAAACCATTAGAAGATTTACAGAAAGGGTTAGATTTTATCGTCAAAGAGCAGCCTTGGTTAGATGGTGATAATGCTTGTGCTTTAGGTGCTTCTTACGGTGGTTACATGATGAACTGGATAGCCGGAAATTGGCCTACTCGCTTTAAGTGTTTGATCAATCACGCAGGTTTATATGATATGCCAAGTTTTTATCAATCTACTGAAGAGTTATGGTTCCCAGAGTATGATATGGGCGGTCCTTCATGGGGCAAAGAAAATGGTAGTGCTAAAGGCAAAGTAAGCCCTGATTACACTAAATTCAATCCATCTGCTTATGTTAATAACTGGCAAACACCTATGTTAGTGATTCAAGGTGAATTAGATTACCGTGTCCCTTACGCACAAAGTTTAGGGGCATTTACCACCTTGCAGCGTAAAGGCATTGATAGTCGTTTAGTGATGTTTCCAGATGAAGATCACCATATTCGTAAACCTGATAACTTAGTGGTTTGGTATGACGAAGTTTTTAAATGGTTAGAGAAATATACTAAGAAGTAA
- a CDS encoding potassium channel family protein: MIILQNAMEKSNLYKVDEFGVKNYNYGILAILSFVLFAFINISLGYVTFVAETAVEGSPVKNYADAFWLMLMSSTTIGFGDVYPITLEGRIAVFTMFILGVGILGGVGAVFANKIFGFADTNIKNRELRQQNEEILLQNDKIYQKLTALEDKLEAFNRETK, translated from the coding sequence ATGATTATTCTGCAAAACGCCATGGAAAAAAGTAACTTATATAAAGTCGATGAATTTGGCGTGAAAAATTACAACTATGGCATATTAGCAATACTTTCCTTCGTCCTATTTGCATTTATTAATATCAGCTTAGGTTATGTCACCTTTGTAGCAGAAACCGCCGTAGAGGGATCACCCGTAAAGAATTATGCTGATGCTTTTTGGCTGATGCTGATGTCATCAACCACCATCGGCTTTGGTGATGTCTATCCAATTACGTTAGAGGGTCGTATTGCTGTTTTTACTATGTTCATTTTAGGTGTCGGCATATTAGGTGGTGTAGGCGCTGTTTTTGCCAATAAGATTTTTGGCTTTGCTGATACCAATATAAAAAATCGAGAACTTAGACAGCAAAATGAAGAAATCTTGTTACAAAATGATAAGATTTATCAAAAATTAACCGCATTAGAAGATAAGCTAGAAGCGTTTAATAGAGAGACGAAATAA
- the acnB gene encoding bifunctional aconitate hydratase 2/2-methylisocitrate dehydratase, whose protein sequence is MLQEYRNHVAERATEGLVPKALDAEQTAALVELVKNPPVGEGDFLIDLLSNRVPAGVDDAAYVKAGFLAAVTKGEATSSILSAEKATELLGTMLGGYNIQPMIDLLDNEALSSAASHGLSNTLLMFDAFHDVQEKAEAGNAAAKSVMQSWADGSWFTSRKEVAKKITVKVFKVTGETNTDDLSPAPDAWSRPDVPLHAKAMLKIGRDGITPEEDGVVGPISQIEELQKDGIPLAYVGDVVGTGSSRKSAANSVLWYMGDDIPCIPNKRGGGVCLGGKIAPIFYNTLEDSGALPIELDVQKMNMGDIIDIYPYEGVVKNAAGDVISEFTLSPVLLDEVRAGGRIPLIIGRGLTGRAREALGLPEADLFAKQVAVTDTGKGFTLAQKMVGKACGIEGVRAGQYCEPKMTTVGSQDTTGPMTRDELKDLACLGFSADLTMQSFCHTSAYPKPVDVITHHTLPDFMMNRGGVSLRVGDGVIHSWLNRMLLPDTVGTGGDSHTRFPLGISFPAGSGLIAFAAATGTMPLDMPESVLVRFKGEMQPGITLRDLVHAIPYTAIKNGLLTVEKAGKVNEFSGRVLEIEGLKGLTVEQAFELSDASAERSAAGCSIKLEEDAVAEYLTSNIVMLKWMIAEGYGDVRTITRRIKGMEEWLANPSLMSADSDAEYAHVIEIDLNEIKEPIVCCPNDPDDARLLSDVAGVEVDEVFIGSCMTNIGHFRAAGKLIEKFGGSLPTRMWVTPPTKMDSAQLKDEGYFNIYGKAGARVETPGCSLCMGNQARVGDNTTVLSTSTRNFPNRLGTGANVYLTSAELAGVGAILGKLPSVAEYMEYASQIDATAADTYRYLNFDKMEEYTSKADTVILQVEA, encoded by the coding sequence ATGCTTCAAGAATATCGTAACCACGTAGCAGAACGTGCAACTGAAGGTCTTGTACCTAAAGCTTTAGACGCTGAACAAACAGCAGCATTAGTCGAATTAGTTAAAAACCCTCCGGTCGGTGAAGGAGATTTTTTAATTGATTTATTATCAAATCGTGTACCCGCAGGTGTTGATGATGCGGCTTACGTTAAAGCAGGTTTTTTAGCTGCAGTGACTAAAGGTGAAGCGACTTCATCAATATTAAGTGCTGAGAAAGCCACTGAATTATTAGGCACCATGTTAGGTGGTTATAACATTCAGCCGATGATTGACCTTTTAGACAATGAAGCACTATCTTCAGCGGCTTCACACGGTTTATCAAATACCTTATTAATGTTCGACGCTTTCCATGATGTGCAAGAAAAAGCTGAAGCAGGTAATGCTGCAGCTAAATCAGTAATGCAATCATGGGCTGATGGTTCTTGGTTTACTTCTAGAAAAGAAGTGGCTAAAAAAATCACGGTTAAAGTATTTAAAGTTACTGGTGAAACGAACACCGATGATTTATCTCCTGCTCCTGATGCATGGTCTCGTCCTGATGTTCCATTACATGCTAAAGCAATGCTTAAGATTGGACGTGACGGTATTACCCCTGAAGAAGATGGAGTTGTTGGTCCTATCTCTCAAATTGAAGAATTACAAAAAGACGGTATCCCACTAGCATATGTTGGTGATGTTGTTGGTACGGGTTCTTCACGTAAATCTGCAGCTAACTCTGTTTTATGGTACATGGGTGATGATATTCCTTGTATTCCAAACAAACGTGGTGGCGGTGTCTGTTTAGGAGGAAAAATCGCTCCTATTTTCTATAACACTTTGGAAGATTCAGGCGCATTACCCATTGAATTAGACGTACAAAAAATGAATATGGGCGATATTATCGACATTTACCCATACGAAGGTGTTGTTAAAAACGCTGCTGGTGACGTTATTTCAGAATTTACACTTAGCCCGGTATTATTAGATGAAGTTCGTGCTGGTGGTCGTATTCCATTAATCATCGGTCGTGGTTTAACTGGTCGTGCTCGTGAAGCATTAGGTTTACCTGAAGCTGATTTATTCGCTAAACAAGTTGCTGTTACTGATACAGGTAAAGGCTTTACCCTTGCTCAGAAAATGGTGGGTAAAGCTTGTGGTATTGAAGGTGTTCGCGCTGGTCAATACTGTGAACCTAAAATGACAACTGTAGGCTCTCAAGATACAACAGGTCCTATGACACGTGATGAATTAAAAGATTTAGCCTGTTTAGGCTTTTCTGCTGATTTAACTATGCAGTCATTCTGCCATACATCTGCATACCCTAAGCCTGTCGATGTTATTACCCATCACACCTTGCCTGATTTCATGATGAATCGTGGCGGTGTTTCACTTCGTGTGGGCGATGGTGTAATCCACTCTTGGTTAAACCGTATGTTGTTACCTGATACTGTAGGTACAGGTGGTGATTCTCATACACGTTTCCCATTAGGTATTTCATTCCCTGCGGGTTCTGGTTTAATTGCTTTTGCTGCTGCTACAGGCACAATGCCTTTAGATATGCCTGAGTCAGTTCTAGTTCGTTTTAAAGGTGAAATGCAGCCGGGTATTACATTACGCGACCTAGTACATGCTATTCCTTATACAGCAATTAAAAATGGTTTATTAACGGTTGAAAAAGCAGGTAAAGTAAACGAATTCTCTGGACGTGTATTAGAGATTGAAGGTCTTAAAGGTTTAACCGTTGAGCAAGCATTTGAATTATCTGACGCATCAGCTGAACGTTCAGCTGCAGGTTGTTCAATCAAACTTGAAGAAGACGCTGTTGCAGAGTACTTAACGTCTAACATTGTTATGCTTAAGTGGATGATTGCTGAAGGTTACGGTGACGTTCGCACTATTACTCGTCGTATTAAAGGCATGGAAGAATGGTTAGCTAATCCTTCATTAATGTCTGCTGACAGCGATGCTGAATATGCTCATGTTATTGAAATTGATTTAAATGAAATCAAAGAACCTATCGTTTGTTGTCCTAACGATCCTGATGATGCACGATTATTATCAGACGTTGCTGGTGTTGAAGTTGATGAAGTATTTATCGGTTCATGTATGACTAACATTGGTCACTTCCGTGCAGCTGGTAAGCTTATCGAAAAATTTGGTGGCTCATTACCAACACGTATGTGGGTTACACCACCGACAAAAATGGATAGTGCACAACTTAAAGATGAAGGTTACTTCAACATTTATGGTAAAGCCGGCGCTCGTGTAGAAACTCCGGGTTGTTCACTGTGTATGGGTAACCAAGCACGTGTAGGTGATAATACGACGGTGTTGTCTACTTCAACACGTAACTTCCCTAACCGTTTAGGTACTGGCGCAAACGTTTACTTAACGTCAGCAGAACTTGCGGGTGTTGGTGCTATCTTAGGTAAACTCCCAAGTGTGGCTGAATACATGGAGTATGCCTCTCAAATTGATGCTACTGCTGCTGATACTTATCGTTACTTGAACTTTGATAAGATGGAAGAATACACGTCAAAAGCAGATACTGTAATTTTACAAGTAGAAGCCTAA
- a CDS encoding dienelactone hydrolase family protein, translating to MLKKMFLVILLLLFCQGFVYATKLPTRISYITIPVVTPAQSWQVSAQLRVPRNSDSAIPAVVILHSSAGVDSTGAFYARALNHSGIATLELDLWGARDLAGGSENRPESPQETLPDVFAALAYLAQHPNIDKDRIGVIGFSWGGILSMLTATEQYMSMTGLPYRFAGHVAHYPLCWLFNFAPGFEFDNFTGAPVLIQTGAKDDYDLPETCPALVDNLSEHDQSFVKVKVYKRAFHAWDRLEPKWIVDDPFSHLGQGGLVTLAPNIRVAYKSRYRVIKFFTGLFNLQKSKYNEHDNNE from the coding sequence ATGCTTAAAAAAATGTTTCTAGTAATCTTACTATTACTCTTTTGCCAAGGTTTTGTGTACGCTACAAAACTACCAACAAGAATATCCTATATTACCATTCCTGTCGTAACGCCCGCACAAAGCTGGCAGGTATCTGCACAATTACGCGTGCCAAGAAATTCAGATTCCGCAATACCCGCAGTCGTTATTTTGCATAGTTCTGCAGGTGTTGATAGTACAGGGGCTTTCTATGCCCGCGCACTCAATCATAGCGGTATTGCGACCTTAGAACTTGATTTATGGGGTGCACGTGACTTAGCTGGAGGAAGCGAGAATAGACCTGAGTCACCACAAGAAACCTTACCTGATGTTTTTGCCGCTCTCGCTTATTTAGCTCAGCATCCCAACATAGATAAAGATCGCATTGGTGTTATTGGCTTTTCTTGGGGAGGTATTTTATCTATGCTAACCGCAACAGAGCAATACATGTCGATGACTGGTTTACCCTACCGTTTTGCTGGGCATGTAGCTCACTACCCTCTTTGCTGGTTATTTAATTTTGCACCTGGTTTTGAGTTTGATAACTTTACCGGTGCACCCGTTCTCATTCAAACCGGCGCCAAAGATGATTATGATTTACCCGAAACCTGCCCCGCATTAGTAGATAATCTATCTGAACACGATCAATCATTTGTGAAGGTTAAAGTTTACAAAAGAGCTTTTCATGCATGGGATCGATTAGAGCCTAAATGGATCGTTGACGACCCCTTTTCACATTTAGGCCAAGGTGGGTTAGTAACATTAGCACCTAACATACGCGTTGCTTATAAATCTCGATATCGGGTAATAAAGTTTTTCACTGGGTTATTTAATTTACAAAAGAGTAAATATAATGAACATGATAATAATGAATAG
- a CDS encoding PA4780 family RIO1-like protein kinase, translating into MKIPKRLLPLVEEGLIDEVLNQLMSGKEATVYRVRCGDEIRCAKVYKEATKRSFKKASQYTEGRKGRSSRRARAMEKGSKYGKSQQETAWQNAEVDALYTLAEHDVRVPQPYGCFDGVLLMELITDEQGDVAPRLNDVVMPAEQAIEDHALMMIYIMRMLCAGIVHGDLSEFNVLVDAYGPVVIDLPQAVDASANNNAKAMLLRDVNNITTYYAQFAPNLALTRFGEEMWALYEAGELSDTTKLTGLFAEDTQSADVETILAEIQAAFEQEQDRLAYLKEAAEQD; encoded by the coding sequence ATGAAAATTCCAAAGCGACTATTGCCTCTCGTAGAAGAAGGCTTAATTGATGAAGTGCTCAACCAATTAATGAGCGGTAAAGAGGCCACTGTTTACCGAGTTCGTTGCGGCGATGAAATTCGCTGCGCGAAAGTCTATAAAGAAGCCACTAAACGTAGCTTTAAAAAAGCATCACAATACACTGAAGGTCGAAAAGGCCGCAGTAGTCGACGTGCTAGAGCAATGGAGAAAGGCTCTAAGTACGGTAAAAGCCAACAAGAAACCGCTTGGCAAAATGCTGAGGTTGATGCCTTATATACCCTTGCAGAACACGATGTACGTGTCCCACAGCCTTATGGCTGTTTTGACGGCGTATTATTGATGGAACTGATCACTGACGAGCAAGGTGATGTTGCACCTCGACTTAATGATGTTGTTATGCCAGCAGAACAAGCGATAGAAGATCACGCCTTAATGATGATTTATATCATGCGCATGTTATGTGCAGGCATAGTACATGGTGATCTATCTGAATTTAATGTCTTGGTAGATGCTTATGGCCCCGTTGTTATCGACTTGCCTCAAGCAGTTGATGCCTCAGCCAATAATAATGCCAAAGCAATGTTACTGCGTGATGTCAACAATATCACTACATATTACGCCCAATTCGCCCCGAACTTAGCATTAACCAGATTTGGCGAAGAGATGTGGGCACTGTATGAAGCAGGTGAATTAAGCGATACTACTAAATTGACAGGCCTATTTGCAGAAGACACTCAAAGCGCCGATGTTGAGACGATATTAGCTGAAATTCAAGCGGCTTTTGAGCAAGAGCAGGACCGACTTGCCTATCTCAAAGAAGCTGCTGAGCAAGATTAA